Proteins found in one Pieris napi chromosome 6, ilPieNapi1.2, whole genome shotgun sequence genomic segment:
- the LOC125050043 gene encoding peptidyl-prolyl cis-trans isomerase FKBP1B-like: MGVNVETISPGDEATYAKKGQTVVVHYTGTLTNGQKFDSSRDRGKPFKFKIGKGEVIKGWDEGVAKMSVGERAKLTCTPDYAYGQQGHPGVIPPNSTLIFDVELLRLE; the protein is encoded by the exons ATGGGTGTCAACGTGGAAACTATTTCACCTGGCGATG AGGCAACCTATGCAAAAAAAGGTCAAACTGTTGTAGTCCACTACACTGGTACATTAACTAATGGACAAAAGTTTGACTCATCTCGTGACCGTGGAAAGCCATTCAAGTTCAAGATTGGAAAGGGAGAGGTTATCAAAGGCTGGGATGAAGGCGTGGCAAAG ATGTCTGTTGGAGAACGCGCCAAGTTAACCTGCACTCCAGACTATGCATATGGTCAGCAAGGACACCCAGGTGTCATACCCCCTAACTCTACTCTTATCTTTGATGTGGAGCTCCTGCGCCTTGAATAA
- the LOC125050470 gene encoding calbindin-32 isoform X1 — translation MKIDCSAEFIVKFITHIKMSLDSTSSKKFNLEKASNFMRQFRDPDSRELKKLSANQFMEIWSHYDKDGNGYIEGTELDGFLREFVSSANFTDISPDAVSDSMLVELKACFMEAYDDNQDGKIDIRELAQLLPMEENFLLLFRFDNPLESSVEFMKIWREYDTDGSGYIEADELKNFLRDLLKEAKKINDVSEDKLIEYTDTMLQVFDSNKDGRLQLSEMAKLLPVKENFLCRQVFKEGIEGATKLTKDDIERVFSLYDRDNNGSIENEELKGFLKDLLELVKKDYDAQDLLEFEETILQGLEYSSEGKISRKQLTMILLALAKHNQEEEPATP, via the exons atgaaaattgatTGCTCAGCTGaatttatagttaaatttattacacacATAAAAATGAGTCTCGATTCGACCTCatctaaaaagtttaatttggAGAAGGCATCGAATTTTATGCGTCAGTTTCGGGATCCTGACTCTAGGGAATTAAAGAAATTGTCTGCCAATCAGTTCATGGAGATCTGGAGTCACTATGACAAAGACG GCAACGGCTACATCGAAGGAACGGAGCTGGACGGCTTCTTGAGAGAGTTCGTCTCTAGCGCTAATTTTACCGACATCAGTCCCGAT GCGGTTTCGGATTCGATGCTCGTGGAACTTAAAGCCTGTTTTATGGAAGCCTACGACGATAACCAAGATGGCAAAATCGATATTCGGGAG ttgGCCCAACTTCTTCCAATGGAGGAAAACTTTCTCCTTCTGTTCAGGTTTGATAACCCTCTAGAATCGAGCGTCGAGTTTATGAAG ATTTGGCGAGAATACGATACTGATGGAAGTGGATACATTGAAGCCGACGAGCTTAAG AATTTCTTACGCGATCTCTTGAAAGAGGcgaaaaaaataaacgacGTATCCGAAGATAAATTAATCGAGTACACCGATACAATG CTCCAAGTTTTTGACTCTAACAAAGACGGCAGACTTCAGCTTTCCGAAATGGCGAA gctTCTACCAGTGAAGGAAAATTTTCTCTGCAGACAAGTGTTCAAG GAAGGCATCGAG GGCGCCACTAAGCTCACTAAGGACGACATCGAAAGAGTTTTTTCACTTTATGACAGA GACAATAACGGATCTATAGAAAATGAAGAGTTAAAAGGATTTCTCAAAGACCTCTTAGAATTGGTAAAAAAG GACTACGACGCCCAAGACCTGCTCGAATTCGAAGAGACCATTCTCCAAGGCCTGGAATACAGCAGTGAAGGGAAAATAAGTAGAAAACAATTGACAATGATACTTTTGGCTCTGGCGAAGCATAATCAAGAAGAAGAGCCGGCTACTCCATAA
- the LOC125050470 gene encoding calbindin-32 isoform X2, with amino-acid sequence MKIDCSAEFIVKFITHIKMSLDSTSSKKFNLEKASNFMRQFRDPDSRELKKLSANQFMEIWSHYDKDGNGYIEGTELDGFLREFVSSANFTDISPDAVSDSMLVELKACFMEAYDDNQDGKIDIRELAQLLPMEENFLLLFRFDNPLESSVEFMKIWREYDTDGSGYIEADELKNFLRDLLKEAKKINDVSEDKLIEYTDTMLQVFDSNKDGRLQLSEMAKLLPVKENFLCRQVFKGATKLTKDDIERVFSLYDRDNNGSIENEELKGFLKDLLELVKKDYDAQDLLEFEETILQGLEYSSEGKISRKQLTMILLALAKHNQEEEPATP; translated from the exons atgaaaattgatTGCTCAGCTGaatttatagttaaatttattacacacATAAAAATGAGTCTCGATTCGACCTCatctaaaaagtttaatttggAGAAGGCATCGAATTTTATGCGTCAGTTTCGGGATCCTGACTCTAGGGAATTAAAGAAATTGTCTGCCAATCAGTTCATGGAGATCTGGAGTCACTATGACAAAGACG GCAACGGCTACATCGAAGGAACGGAGCTGGACGGCTTCTTGAGAGAGTTCGTCTCTAGCGCTAATTTTACCGACATCAGTCCCGAT GCGGTTTCGGATTCGATGCTCGTGGAACTTAAAGCCTGTTTTATGGAAGCCTACGACGATAACCAAGATGGCAAAATCGATATTCGGGAG ttgGCCCAACTTCTTCCAATGGAGGAAAACTTTCTCCTTCTGTTCAGGTTTGATAACCCTCTAGAATCGAGCGTCGAGTTTATGAAG ATTTGGCGAGAATACGATACTGATGGAAGTGGATACATTGAAGCCGACGAGCTTAAG AATTTCTTACGCGATCTCTTGAAAGAGGcgaaaaaaataaacgacGTATCCGAAGATAAATTAATCGAGTACACCGATACAATG CTCCAAGTTTTTGACTCTAACAAAGACGGCAGACTTCAGCTTTCCGAAATGGCGAA gctTCTACCAGTGAAGGAAAATTTTCTCTGCAGACAAGTGTTCAAG GGCGCCACTAAGCTCACTAAGGACGACATCGAAAGAGTTTTTTCACTTTATGACAGA GACAATAACGGATCTATAGAAAATGAAGAGTTAAAAGGATTTCTCAAAGACCTCTTAGAATTGGTAAAAAAG GACTACGACGCCCAAGACCTGCTCGAATTCGAAGAGACCATTCTCCAAGGCCTGGAATACAGCAGTGAAGGGAAAATAAGTAGAAAACAATTGACAATGATACTTTTGGCTCTGGCGAAGCATAATCAAGAAGAAGAGCCGGCTACTCCATAA
- the LOC125050471 gene encoding uncharacterized protein LOC125050471 yields the protein MMKLLLVVCVAVVSLTSGAVVRPTNRSSLSVGYITNGDRLLHRQYLNKQPVPNAVQYQDFIFRGNATTRIAALTATEIGYSQNAYPWITSGGVGYNYATVRVQSARGLGYYYVIDVWGR from the exons ATG ATGAAGTTATTACTAGTTGTTTGTGTGGCAGTGGTGTCTCTCACTAGTGGTGCAGTGGTGAGACCCACTAACAGGTCTAGTTTGAGCGTGGGTTACATTACAAATGGCGACCGATTGTTGCATAG ACAGTATCTGAACAAACAGCCTGTCCCCAACGCTGTTCAGTACCAGGACTTCATATTCCGTGGGAATGCTACGACCAGAATAGCAGCGTTGACGGCGACGGAAATAGGCTACAGCCAGAACGCTTACCCCTGGATTACATCGGGGGGCGTCGGGTACAATTATGCCACAGTAAGGGTTCAAAGTGCAAGGGGTTTGGGCTACTATTACGTCATTGATGTTTGGGGACGATAG